From Astyanax mexicanus isolate ESR-SI-001 chromosome 11, AstMex3_surface, whole genome shotgun sequence, the proteins below share one genomic window:
- the LOC103028823 gene encoding nuclear factor 7, ovary — protein MASRSFSEEDFSCPVCCDIFKDPVLLLCSHSVCNECLNKFWETKGSRECPVCRRRSSIEHPPRNLVLKNLCETFLQERSQRSLEGSETLCSLHSEKLRLYCLDDQQPVCVVCQTSRKHVNHKLCPMDEAVTDCKEELRTALKSLKEKLEIFKECKLNWDQTADHIKSQARKTEKQIKEDFEKLHQFLQEEEVVRIAALREEEKQKSQMMKEKIEKMSREISALSDTIKAIEEEMETEDILLLQNYKTTVKRTLCTLQDPERLSVALLNVGKHLANLKFTVWKKMQEIIQFTPVTLDPNTASPYLILSDDLTSMRYTTEKQQLPDNPERFDEYLCILGSEGFDSGTHYWDVKVEDSTSWSVGVMTESAQRQGDILSRRGIWYVWFKSGKYRARATPQSETLLSVSQKVQRVRVQLDWDKGKLSLSDPLTNTHLHTFKHKFTERVLPVFNTSSSCHHTISPVEFSVLVK, from the exons ATGGCTTCCAGATCTTTCTCAGAGGAGGATTTCTCCTGTCCTGTGTGCTGTGACATCTTCAAGGATCCTGTTCTTCTCCTCTGTAGCCacagtgtgtgtaatgagtgtcTGAATAAGTTTTGGGAGACCAAAGGATCCAGAGAATGTCCAGTTTGTAGAAGAAGATCCTCAATAGAACATCCACCCAGAAACCTGGTTTTAAAGAACCTGTGTGAGACCTTCTTACAGGAGAGAAGTCAGAGATCTTTAGAAGGATCTGAAACACTCTGCAGTCTGCACAGTGAGAAACTCAGACTCTACTGTCTGGATGATCAACAGCCTGTGTGTGTGGTCTGTCAAACTTCAAGGAAACACGTCAACCACAAACTTTGTCCCATGGATGAAGCTGTAACGGACTGCAAG GAGGAGCTCAGAACTGCTCTGAAGTCCTTAAAGGAGAAACTGGAGATCTTTAAAGAGTGTAAACTGAACTGGGATCAGACTGCAGATCATATAAAA AGTCAGGCTCGAAAAACAGAGAAGCAGATTAAGGAGGACTTTGAGAAGCTTCACCAGTTCCTACAAGAAGAAGAGGTAGTCCGGATAGCTGCACTGAGGGAGGAAGAGAAGCAGAAGAGTCAGATGATGAAGGAGAAGATTGAGAAGATGAGCAGAGAGATATCAGCACTTTCAGACACAATCAAAGCCATAGAGGAGGAGATGGAAACTGAAGACATTTTATTACTACAG AACTACAAGACCACAGTAAAAAG AACCCTGTGTACGCTGCAGGATCCAGAGAGGCTTTCAGTAGCTCTGCTCAATGTGGGGAAACATCTGGCCAACCTGAAGTTCACAGTCTGGAAGAAGATGCAGGAGATCATTCAGTTTA ctCCTGTAACTCTGGACCCCAACACTGCTTCACCTTATCTCATCCTGTCTGATGATCTGACCAGTATGAGATACACCACTGAAAAACAGCAGCTTCCTgataatccagagagatttgatgagtATTTGTGCATTTTGGGTTCTGAGGGCTTTGACTCAGGGACACACTACTGGGATGTTAAAGTTGAAGACAGCACAAGCTGGTCAGTGGGTGTGATGACAGAATCTGCTCAGAGGCAGGGAGATATATTGTCTAGGAGAGGAATTTGGTATGTGTGGTTTAAAAGTGGTAAATATAGAGCCCGTGCTACACcacagtcagaaactttactttcAGTATCACAGAAAGTGCAGAGAGTCAGGGTTCAGCTGGATTGGGACAAAGGAAAACTCTCATTGTCTGATcctctcactaacacacacttacacactttcaAACACAAATTTACTGAGAGAGTATTGCCAGTGTTCAATACCAGTAGCAGTTGTCACCATACTATTAGTCCAGTTGAGTTCAGTGTATTGGTGAAATAG
- the LOC111194963 gene encoding zinc-binding protein A33: MASRSFSEEDFSCPVCYDIFKDPVLLLCSHSVCKECLNKFWEIKRSRACPVCRRRSSMEYPPPNLVLKNLCETFLQERIQRSSAGSETLCSLHSEKLRLYCLEDQQLVCLVCRDSKIHTNHKFLPLQEAALDCKEELRTTLKSLKEKLEIFKECKLNWDQTAEHIKAQARHTEKQIKKDFEKLHQFLRDEEAVRIAALRKEEEQKSQMMKEMIEKMSKEISTLSDTIRGIEEEMGAEDVLILQKDKSTVKRTQCTLQDPERPSGALLNVGKHLANLKFTVWKKMQEVVQFTPVTLDPNTAHPELILSDDLTSMRFTSEKQQLPDNPERFDTFCVVGSEGFNSGTRCWDVEVGDNMDWLLGVMAESAERKGDITSRSGVWFVWYNSGTYKARSAPQAAALFSVSQKVQRVRVQLDWVGGKLSFSDSLTNTHLHTITHTFTERVFALFCTYTNCPLSISPVKLSISVDQ, encoded by the exons ATGGCTTCCAGATCTTTCTCAGAGGAGGATTTCTCCTGTCCTGTTTGCTATGACATTTTCAAGGATCCTGTTCTTCTGCTCTGTAGCCAcagtgtgtgtaaagagtgtctGAATAAGTTCTGGGAGATCAAAAGATCCAGAGCATGTCCAGTTTGTAGGAGAAGATCTTCAATGGAATATCCTCCACCAAACCTTGTTTTAAAGAACCTGTGTGAGACCTTCTTACAGGAGAGAATTCAGAGATCTTCAGCAGGATCTGAAACACTCTGCAGTCTGCACAGTGAAAAACTCAGACTCTACTGTCTGGAGGATCAGCAgcttgtgtgtttggtgtgtcgAGATTCGAAAATACACACCAACCACAAATTTCTCCCCCTTCaggaagcagcactggactgtaaG gAGGAACTCAGAACTACTCTGAAGTCCCTAAAGGAGAAACTGGAGATCTTTAAAGAGTGTAAACTGAACTGGGATCAGACTGCAGAACACATAAAG GCTCAGGCCAGACACACAGAGAAGCAAATTAAAAAGGACTTTGAGAAGCTTCACCAGTTCCTACGAGATGAAGAGGCTGTCCGCATAGCTGCACTGAGAAAGGAAGAGGAGCAGAAGAGTCAGATGATGAAGGAAATGATTGAAAAGATGAGCAAAGAGATATCAACACTTTCAGACACAATCAGAGGCATAGAGGAGGAGATGGGAGCTGAAGATGTTTTAATCCTGCAA AAGGACAAGTCCACAGTGAAAAG AACTCAGTGTACACTGCAGGATCCAGAGAGGCCTTCAGGAGCTCTGCTCAATGTGGGGAAACATCTGGCCAACCTGAAGTTCACAGTCTGGAAGAAGATGCAGGAGGTTGTTCAGTTTA CTCCTGTTACTCTGGACCCCAACACTGCTCATCCTGAACTCATCCTCTCTGATGACCTGACCAGTATGAGATTCACTTCTGAGAAACAGCAGCTTCCTgataatccagagagatttgatactTTCTGTGTTGTGGGTTCTGAGGGCTTTAACTCAGGGACACGCTGCTGGGATGTTGAAGTTGGTGACAATATGGACTGGTTACTGGGAGTGATGGCAGAATCTGCTGAGAGGAAGGGGGATATAACATCCAGGAGTGGAGTGTGGTTTGTGTGGTACAACAGTGGGACATATAAAGCCCGTTCTGCACCACAGGCAGCCGCTCTGTTCTCAGTATCACAGAAAGTGCAGAGGGTCAGAGTTCAGCTGGACTGGGTCGGAGGAAAACTCTCATTTTCTGATTCTCTcaccaacacacacttacacaccatcacacacacattcactgagagagtgtttgcattgttttgtacTTATACCAACTGTCCTCTTTCTATCAGTCCAGTTAAGTTGAGTATATCAGTGGATCAGTGA
- the LOC103028510 gene encoding TLR adapter interacting with SLC15A4 on the lysosome — MLCESSLWRIAFCADSECVDPAAGFPAASAQSKALTSPLSAQMLPPVRSSSRKNSISSSEESQSQQGDSQSSSPLDWRRLSPGVGIPGRGESSGAEAFLVPSSCHSICQHYSDLHIAGGQVLPLSPSAGDPEGSDLQDLHPGPFLLSRDVPPPSLLPPLQDPEPKTSRWREGSGRDRSSLLQDGRPLSNSQLNSYLEQKLLELYKEYLTDGPAGQRPLMASEILQSSLGQITLQLSREQKLEATRAKDMLLSFVLRATGNSQSSQISTPQLQISSQTK, encoded by the coding sequence atGCTGTGTGAAAGCAGTCTGTGGCGCATTGCGTTTTGTGCAGACTCTGAATGTGTGGACCCTGCAGCTGGCTTTCCAGCAGCATCTGCGCAATCTAAAGCACTGACTTCACCCCTGTCGGCCCAAATGCTGCCTCCAGTCCGTTCATCCTCGAGGAAGAACAGCATCAGCTCCTCTGAAGAGAGCCAGTCACAGCAGGGTGACTCTCAGAGTTCTTCTCCACTAGACTGGCGGCGGCTCTCTCCAGGCGTAGGCATTCCCGGGAGAGGAGAATCCTCAGGAGCTGAAGCTTTCCTGGTGCCCTCCAGCTGCCACAGCATCTGCCAGCACTACAGTGATCTGCACATCGCAGGGGGCCAGGTGCTGCCTCTCAGTCCCAGTGCTGGAGATCCAGAGGGCAGCGACTTGCAGGACCTCCATCCTGGACCCTTCCTGCTATCCAGAGACGTTCCTCCTCCCTCTTTGCTTCCACCTCTCCAGGACCCTGAACCGAAAACCTCCAGATGGAGGGAAGGCAGTGGACGGGATCGTTCCTCTCTGTTGCAGGATGGTCGTCCACTCTCTAACTCCCAGTTGAACAGCTACCTGGAGCAGAAGCTTTTGGAGCTATACAAAGAGTACCTGACTGACGGCCCTGCTGGGCAACGGCCCCTCATGGCCTCAGAGATTCTGCAGAGCAGCCTGGGGCAGATCACACTGCAGCTGAGTCGAGAACAGAAGCTGGAGGCAACACGGGCCAAAGACATGCTGTTGAGTTTTGTGCTGAGAGCCACCGGCAACTCGCAGTCCAGCCAGATCAGCACCCCACAGCTGCAGATCTCCTCCCAGACAAAGTGA